Proteins from a single region of Antechinus flavipes isolate AdamAnt ecotype Samford, QLD, Australia chromosome 2, AdamAnt_v2, whole genome shotgun sequence:
- the CDK1 gene encoding cyclin-dependent kinase 1, translated as MEDYTKIEKIGEGTYGVVYKGRHKTTGQVVAMKKIRLESEEEGVPSTAIREISLLKELRHPNIVSLQDVLMQDARLYLIFEFLSMDLKKYLDSIPPGQYMDSSLVKSYLYQILQGIVFCHSRRVLHRDLKPQNLLIDDKGVIKLADFGLARAFGIPIRVYTHEVVTLWYRSPEVLLGSARYSTPVDIWSIGTIFAELATKKPLFHGDSEIDQLFRIFRALGTPNNEVWPEVESLQDYKNTFPKWKPGSLTSHVKNLDENGIDLLSKMLVYDPAKRISGKMALNHPYFNDLDSQIKKL; from the exons gTACCTATGGTGTTGTATATAAGGGTCGACATAAAACTACAGGTCAGGTGGTGGCCATGAAGAAAATCAGATTAGAGAGTGAGGAGGAGGGTGTTCCAAGCACTGCAATTCGAGAAATTTCTCTGTTGAAAGAACTTCGTCACCCTAACATTGTCAG CCTTCAAGATGTACTCATGCAAGATGCTAGACTCTACCTCATTTTTGAATTTCTCTCTATGGATCTCAAGAAGTACTTGGATTCTATCCCTCCTGGCCAGTATATGGATTCTTCACTTGTTAAA agTTATTTGTATCAAATCTTACAAGGCATTGTCTTTTGTCACTCACGAAGAGTTCTTCACAGAGATTTGAAACCTCAGAATCTATTAATAGATGATAAAGGTGTAATTAAACTAGCTGACTTTGGACTTGCACGGGCCTTTGGAATACCTATAAGGGTCTATACACATGAG GTGGTAACACTGTGGTACCGGTCTCCAGAGGTGCTGCTGGGCTCTGCCAGATATTCGACTCCAGTAGACATTTGGAGCATAGGCACAATATTTGCTGAATTAGCAACAAAGAAGCCACTTTTCCACGGGGATTCTGAAATTGATCAGCTCTTCCGAATCTTCAG GGCTCTGGGGACTCCTAATAATGAAGTGTGGCCAGAAGTCGAGTCACTGCAGGATTATAAGAATACATTCCCCAAGTGGAAACCAGGAAGTCTGACGTCACATGTCAAGAACCTCGATGAAAACGGCATCGATCTGCTCTCT aaaATGTTGGTCTATGATCCTGCCAAACGAATTTCTGGCAAAATGGCATTGAATCATCCGTATTTTAATGACCTGGACAGTCAGATTAAGAAGCTCTAG